In one Campylobacter insulaenigrae NCTC 12927 genomic region, the following are encoded:
- a CDS encoding EI24 domain-containing protein, with the protein MNILYLSLQDFFNKSFLKFAFLPLLFSVVLLSLCVYYTYNTFFYYLDNFTSNSWFAWFFSFSIVQFSLTFLSVIGGFFIVIFASVFLSMLIVSFLTPYVVKKINSKYYHHIMNDEINFLEILLKILKILFIGIILFILATFLLIIPFVSIVVYYGVFYYFFHKFLILDVGSCVLDKTNFRIFFKNSSPLLFKLITFIFFLLSSVPLLGLFLQVFYVIFLTHLFYQKVLLLQANQNA; encoded by the coding sequence ATGAATATCTTATATCTTAGTTTACAAGATTTTTTCAATAAATCATTTTTGAAATTTGCTTTTTTACCCTTGCTATTTAGCGTGGTTTTGCTTAGCCTATGTGTTTATTATACTTATAATACTTTCTTTTATTATTTAGATAATTTTACTAGTAATTCTTGGTTTGCATGGTTTTTTAGCTTTAGCATAGTTCAGTTTTCCTTGACTTTTTTAAGTGTCATAGGTGGATTTTTTATTGTAATATTTGCTTCTGTTTTTTTATCTATGCTTATTGTATCTTTTTTAACTCCCTATGTTGTTAAAAAAATTAATTCCAAATACTATCACCACATTATGAACGATGAGATAAATTTTTTAGAAATTTTGTTAAAAATTTTAAAAATTTTGTTTATTGGAATTATTTTGTTTATCTTAGCTACTTTTCTACTTATCATTCCTTTTGTGAGTATTGTTGTATATTATGGTGTTTTTTACTATTTTTTTCATAAATTTTTAATTCTTGATGTGGGTAGTTGTGTTTTAGATAAAACAAATTTTAGAATATTTTTTAAAAATTCATCACCTTTATTATTTAAATTAATAACTTTTATATTTTTTTTACTTTCTAGTGTTCCTTTATTAGGATTATTTTTACAAGTCTTTTATGTCATTTTTTTAACTCATTTGTTTTATCAAAAAGTTTTATTGCTGCAAGCTAATCAAAATGCATAA
- a CDS encoding dUTPase, dimeric: MNTKDILKNMLELQQKLNDETNGIGWENGYTKEGKLISFRRCIYMECAELIDSFAWKHWKSINNPTNWDNVRIEIVDIWHFIMSLILEEYKEKNITDKNFIAEEVSSVSFFDDFCKENPIPKDADTYGILNDIELIIHKCSGFDYDLGELLSVYFVLAKKCGLNFFDLYKIYIGKNILNQFRQENGYKDGIYKKNWNGIEDNEVLNQILKDTLKYEEIYARLQKAYKQAQ, from the coding sequence ATGAATACAAAAGATATTCTAAAAAATATGCTCGAACTTCAACAAAAATTAAATGATGAAACAAATGGTATAGGCTGGGAAAATGGCTACACAAAAGAAGGAAAGCTTATTAGTTTTAGAAGGTGTATTTATATGGAATGTGCCGAGCTTATCGATTCTTTTGCTTGGAAACATTGGAAAAGCATTAATAATCCTACTAATTGGGATAATGTTCGTATTGAAATTGTAGATATTTGGCATTTTATTATGAGTTTGATTTTAGAAGAATATAAAGAAAAAAACATTACTGATAAAAATTTTATAGCAGAGGAAGTTTCATCAGTGAGTTTTTTTGATGATTTTTGCAAAGAAAATCCTATCCCAAAAGATGCTGATACTTATGGAATTTTAAACGACATTGAACTTATTATACATAAATGTAGTGGGTTTGATTATGATTTAGGCGAATTATTAAGTGTATATTTTGTTTTAGCTAAAAAATGTGGATTAAATTTTTTTGATCTATATAAAATCTATATAGGTAAAAATATTTTAAATCAATTCAGACAAGAAAATGGTTACAAAGATGGAATATACAAAAAAAATTGGAATGGTATAGAAGACAATGAAGTGCTAAATCAAATTTTAAAAGACACATTAAAATATGAGGAAATTTATGCAAGATTACAAAAAGCTTATAAACAAGCACAATGA
- a CDS encoding invasion antigen I codes for MQISSLNSQSFSMDIKTKSGNQLSFSMYDEKEAKFKQEGNLTSLSLKSQFGFSFSYSGTKLSEDDIKEIKDAVAKVQPQIDEFMKNSRVGSLKPKELIATAMNITNVLPQPKSEEHKKATLHELLNTMDKNLKQEMNKTDLKDVKAQIFQDSAKLLEEIWKDYNKQQENKENNKEFGFYA; via the coding sequence ATGCAAATTTCAAGCTTAAATTCTCAAAGTTTTTCAATGGACATTAAAACAAAAAGCGGCAATCAACTTTCATTTTCGATGTATGATGAAAAAGAAGCAAAATTCAAACAAGAAGGAAATTTAACTTCTTTAAGTTTAAAAAGCCAATTTGGATTTTCATTTTCTTACAGCGGAACTAAATTATCAGAAGATGATATTAAAGAAATTAAAGACGCTGTTGCAAAAGTCCAACCTCAAATCGATGAATTTATGAAAAATTCAAGAGTTGGTAGCTTAAAACCTAAAGAATTAATCGCTACAGCAATGAATATTACTAACGTATTACCTCAGCCTAAAAGTGAAGAACATAAAAAAGCTACTTTACATGAGTTACTTAATACTATGGATAAAAATTTAAAACAAGAAATGAACAAAACTGATCTTAAAGATGTTAAAGCACAAATTTTCCAAGATAGTGCAAAATTATTAGAGGAAATTTGGAAAGATTATAATAAACAACAAGAGAACAAAGAAAATAATAAAGAATTTGGATTTTATGCATAA
- a CDS encoding triose-phosphate isomerase: MIFAANLKCNHTRSSFQSYAEEINSFKNTEDEIFIFPSSTSFLMQKLNFYQGAQNFYPCINGAYTGEIGQEHLEEFNIKSVLIGHSERRVLGENEKFLKTKFDFAKNLSYNIIYCIGESLEIKQEKKSLDFLKKQIENIDLDYEKLIIAYEPIYSIGTGVSASIEDIKEKLNFLSQFSKCKFLYGGSVNQDNIKDICSLQNCHGVLIGTAALQADKFLKLIQIAKG; the protein is encoded by the coding sequence ATGATTTTTGCTGCAAATTTAAAATGTAATCATACAAGAAGCAGTTTTCAATCTTACGCTGAAGAGATCAACTCTTTTAAAAATACTGAAGATGAAATTTTTATATTTCCTTCAAGCACTTCCTTTTTAATGCAAAAATTAAATTTTTATCAAGGTGCTCAAAATTTTTATCCTTGTATAAATGGTGCATATACAGGAGAAATTGGGCAAGAACATTTAGAAGAATTTAATATCAAAAGTGTCTTAATAGGACACTCCGAAAGAAGAGTTTTAGGTGAAAATGAAAAATTCTTAAAAACCAAATTTGATTTTGCTAAAAATTTATCCTATAACATTATCTATTGCATAGGAGAAAGCCTGGAAATAAAACAAGAGAAAAAAAGCTTAGATTTTTTGAAAAAACAAATAGAAAATATTGATTTAGACTATGAAAAACTTATCATTGCATATGAACCAATTTATTCTATAGGCACAGGCGTGAGTGCTAGTATTGAAGACATAAAAGAGAAGTTAAATTTTTTAAGTCAATTTAGTAAATGCAAATTTCTATATGGCGGAAGCGTAAATCAAGATAACATAAAAGATATTTGTAGCCTACAAAACTGCCATGGTGTATTAATAGGAACAGCGGCATTGCAAGCTGATAAATTTTTAAAATTGATACAAATTGCCAAGGGATAA
- a CDS encoding phosphoglycerate kinase, translating to MSNNILSIKDIDLANKKVFIRCDFNVPQDEFLNITDDRRIRSAIPTIRYCLDNGCSVVLASHLGRPKEIASKYSLEPVAKRLARLMSKEVIMAKDIIGEDAIKKSTELKKGEILLLENLRFEKGETKNDENLAKKLASMADIYINDAFGVCHRAHASVEAITNFFDNSHKGAGFLLQKEIEFASNLIKHPARPFVAVVGGSKVSGKLQALTNLLPKVDKLIIGGGMAFTFLKAQGYDIGNSLLEEELIEEANKILLKGKNLGVKIYLPVDVTAAQTCSQEAVMKYVPIQEIPAGWMGLDIGPASVRLFKEAISDAQTIWWNGPMGVFEIDKFSKGSIKMSHYISESHATTVIGGGDTADVVARSGDADEMTFISTGGGASLELIEGKELPGVKPLMIKDNE from the coding sequence ATGAGTAATAATATTTTATCAATTAAAGATATAGATCTTGCTAATAAAAAAGTCTTTATAAGATGTGATTTTAATGTACCTCAAGATGAATTTTTAAATATTACTGATGATCGCCGCATAAGATCAGCCATTCCAACAATAAGATATTGTTTAGATAATGGTTGTAGTGTAGTTTTAGCCTCACATTTAGGACGACCCAAAGAAATAGCTTCTAAGTATTCTTTAGAGCCTGTTGCCAAAAGACTCGCAAGATTGATGTCTAAAGAAGTTATAATGGCAAAAGATATTATAGGTGAAGATGCTATTAAAAAATCTACCGAACTAAAAAAAGGTGAAATTCTACTTTTAGAAAATTTACGTTTTGAAAAAGGTGAAACAAAAAACGATGAAAATTTAGCTAAAAAACTCGCTTCAATGGCTGATATTTATATCAACGATGCATTCGGAGTATGTCATAGAGCTCATGCGAGTGTGGAAGCTATTACTAACTTTTTTGATAATTCTCACAAAGGCGCTGGATTTTTATTACAAAAAGAAATAGAATTCGCAAGTAATCTCATTAAGCATCCAGCTCGTCCTTTTGTAGCAGTTGTAGGTGGATCAAAAGTAAGTGGTAAATTACAAGCTTTAACTAACTTATTACCAAAAGTTGACAAACTTATCATAGGCGGAGGTATGGCTTTTACCTTCCTAAAAGCACAAGGTTATGACATAGGAAATTCTCTTTTAGAAGAAGAACTAATAGAAGAAGCAAATAAAATCTTGCTTAAAGGTAAGAATTTAGGAGTTAAGATTTATTTACCTGTAGATGTAACAGCTGCGCAAACTTGTTCTCAAGAGGCTGTAATGAAATATGTTCCTATTCAAGAAATACCAGCAGGCTGGATGGGACTTGATATAGGGCCTGCAAGCGTAAGATTATTTAAAGAAGCCATTTCTGATGCACAAACCATATGGTGGAATGGACCTATGGGAGTATTTGAAATAGATAAATTTTCAAAAGGTAGCATAAAAATGAGTCATTATATTAGCGAATCACATGCTACAACAGTAATTGGTGGTGGAGATACAGCTGATGTTGTTGCAAGATCAGGCGATGCTGATGAAATGACTTTCATTTCGACAGGAGGTGGAGCTTCTTTAGAACTCATAGAAGGCAAAGAACTTCCAGGAGTAAAACCTTTAATGATAAAGGACAATGAATGA